A genomic stretch from Strix aluco isolate bStrAlu1 chromosome 12, bStrAlu1.hap1, whole genome shotgun sequence includes:
- the FOXB1 gene encoding forkhead box protein B1, producing MPRPGRNTYSDQKPPYSYISLTAMAIQSSPEKMLPLSEIYKFIMDRFPYYRENTQRWQNSLRHNLSFNDCFIKIPRRPDQPGKGSFWALHPSCGDMFENGSFLRRRKRFKVVKSDHLAPSKPADAAQYLQQQAKLRLSALAATGTHLPQMSTYNLGVSQPSSFKHPFAIENIIAREYKMPGGLAFSTMQPMPAAYPLPNQLTTVGSSIGTGWPHMYSSGMIDTATPISMASSEYGAYGVPIKPLCHGGQTLPAIPVPIKPTPAAVPALPALPAPIPTILSNSPPSLSPTSSQTATSQSSPATPSETLTSPAPALHSVAVH from the coding sequence ATGCCTCGCCCGGGCAGAAACACTTACAGCGATCAGAAGCCTCCCTACTCCTACATCTCGCTGACCGCCATGGCGATCCAGAGCTCCCCGGAGAAGATGCTGCCCCTGAGCGAGATCTACAAGTTCATCATGGACCGCTTCCCCTACTACCGGGAGAACACGCAGCGCTGGCAGAACTCCCTCCGCCACAACCTCTCCTTCAACGACTGCTTCATCAAGATCCCGCGCCGCCCCGACCAGCCAGGCAAGGGCAGCTTCTGGGCGCTGCACCCCAGCTGCGGGGACATGTTCGAGAACGGCAGCTTCCTGCGCCGCCGCAAGCGCTTCAAGGTGGTCAAGTCGGACCACCTGGCCCCCAGCAAGCCGGCCGACGCGGCGCAGTACCTGCAGCAGCAGGCCAAGCTGCGGCTCAGCGCCCTGGCTGCTACCGGTACCCACCTGCCCCAGATGTCCACCTACAACCTCGGCGTGTCGCAGCCCTCCAGCTTCAAGCACCCCTTCGCCATCGAGAACATCATCGCCAGAGAGTACAAGATGCCCGGGGGCCTCGCCTTTTCCACGATGCAGCCCATGCCGGCCGCCTACCCCCTCCCCAACCAGTTGACTACGGTGGGCAGCTCCATTGGCACGGGCTGGCCCCACATGTACAGCTCCGGCATGATCGACACCGCCACCCCCATCTCCATGGCCAGCAGCGAGTACGGCGCCTACGGCGTGCCCATCAAGCCGCTCTGCCATGGGGGGCAGACTTTGCCGGCCATCCCCGTGCCCATCAAGCCGACCCCCGCCGCGGtgccggccctgcccgccctgcccgcgcCCATCCCCACCATCCTCTCGAACTCGCCGCCCTCCCTCAGCCCCACGTCCTCGCAGACGGCCACCAGCCAAAGCAGCCCGGCCACCCCCAGCGAGACTCTCACCAGCCCGGCGCCCGCCCTGCACTCCGTGGCGGTGCACTGA